From Candoia aspera isolate rCanAsp1 chromosome 4, rCanAsp1.hap2, whole genome shotgun sequence, a single genomic window includes:
- the LOC134495175 gene encoding charged multivesicular body protein 3 isoform X2 — translation MGLFGKTPEKPPKELVNEWSLKIRKEMRVIDRQIRDIQREEEKVKRSVKDAAKKGQKDVCVVLAKEMIRSRKAVSKLYASKAHMNSVLMGMKNQLAVLRVAGSLQKSSEVMKAMQNLVKIPEIQATMRELSKEMMKAGIIEDMLEDTFESMEDQEEMEEEAEMEIDKILFEITAGALGKAPSKVTDALPEQEPEGATAAVVDDEEEDIEAMQSRLATLRS, via the exons ATGGGCTTGTTTGGGAAGACCCCAGAAAAGCCGCCCAAAGAACTG GTCAATGAGTGGTCACTGAAAATACGGAAAGAAATGAGGGTGATCGACAGGCAAATTAGAG ATATtcagagagaagaggaaaaggtaAAAAGATCAGTTAAAGATGCTGCAAAAAAGGGGCAAAAAGATGTTTGTGTTGTCCTGGCCAAGGAAATGATCCGTTCACGGAAGGCTGTGAGTAAACTGTACGCTTCCAAAGCCCACATGAATTCAGTCTTGATGGGGATGAAGAACCAGCTAG CTGTCCTGAGAGTAGCTGGCTCCCTGCAAAAGAGCTCAGAAGTCATGAAAGCCATGCAAAACTTAGTAAAAATCCCTGAAATTCAGGCTACAATGAGAGAGCTGTCCAAAGAAATGATGAAG GCAGGTATCATAGAAGACATGCTAGAGGACACTTTTGAAAGTATGGAAGACCaagaagaaatggaagaggaagcaGAGATGGAGATTGACAAAATTTTGTTTGAAATTACAGCTG GAGCCTTGGGCAAAGCACCTAGTAAAGTTACAGATGCCCTTCCAGAGCAGGAGCCTGAAGGGGCCACAGCAGCTGTTGTAGATGATGAAGAGGAAGACATTGAAGCCATGCAGTCAAGGTTAGCTACCCTTCGTAGCTAA